From the Toxoplasma gondii ME49 chromosome VIIa, whole genome shotgun sequence genome, one window contains:
- a CDS encoding hypothetical protein (encoded by transcript TGME49_281610), whose product MGYLHAEAETLSRSPGKKREREAGELGSEPPCETPRGNLVGAPERPSRQRNSKKAKSVETRKTPIVRASLSLPDWEDEEDLEEEPPRAPHCAKGGNALVYSHRSSRLSLGADGDEAGADDALLPSGASQTLLSPRLHARRHLPGEIRSRARDRENHACRETASDVSVLSGTTREERRHGSTASHARSGETSVKAETPSTRLEVFWKDPANRRILRGLAAVLNVESEKSNKRSEKRPPGAREKKGRAGAFCSVEEERDDQARKLTEWMSRQIDCRRRSRPSLSKERLSRQKQRR is encoded by the exons ATGGGgtacctgcatgcagaagcagagacgctgtCTCGCTCGCcagggaagaagcgcgaacGAGAAGCCGGCGAACTCGGGAGCGAACCGCCGTGTGAAACTCCGCGAGGAAACTTGGTTGGAGCGCCTGAGCGACCTTCAAGGCAGCGGAACTCGAAGAAGGCCAAGTCGGTCGAGACGCGAAAGACGCCGATTGTTCgtgcttcgctctcgcttcctgactgggaagacgaggaggaccTGGAAGAAGAACCTCCTCGTGCTCCACACTGCGCAAAGGGAGGAAACGCCCTTGTGTACAGCCACCGCAGCTCGCGTCTGTCGCTCGGCgccgacggagacgaagccgGGGCCGACGACGCCTTGCTGCCGAGTGGAGCTTCTCAAACTTTGCTCTCTccgcggctgcatgcacgtcgGCACCTGCCCGGAGAAATCCGCTCGCGAgcgagggacagagagaatcacgcatgcagagaaactgcTTCGGACGTCTCTGTGCTCTCCGGCACCActcgcgaagagagaagacatggATCGACTGCCTCGCATGCGCGCTCTGGAGAAACCTCCGTCAAGGCAGAGACCCCGTCGACCAGACTCGAGGTTTTCTGGAAAG ATCCTGCGAACCGCCGCATTTTGCGGGGCCTCGCGGCCGTGCTGAAcgtggagagcgagaagtcgaataagagaagcgagaagcgccCTCCTGGAGCGCgtgagaagaagggaagagcaGGCGCGTTTTGCTCtgtcgaagaggaaagagacgatcAGGCAAGAAAACTGACAGAATGGATGAGCAGACAAATCGACTGTAGACGACGGTctcgtccctctctctcgaaaGAGCGCCTTTCCCgccagaagcagagacgatga
- a CDS encoding aldo/keto reductase family oxidoreductase (encoded by transcript TGME49_281620~Predicted trans-membrane domain (TMHMM2.0):143-166): MTHTLRQVAARRQQPAVPLSWRRFSPAFEFLFLHTTTSFLLDEQRSTPPLRTLRLDFSPSSSSSSSSSSSSSSSCSSSSSSPPSSAVPHRASSVRFSSCLGPLSLSFACLCLSLLPLALGAEETRAPLHQSALEAVASAPSFKFLVCLSLSAFLAAGVVVSLGRAINPVEMSRLPPLSRAVFLPAYARPSPGALELSGVRTPPGSPPSALGRRRTSLEAQRLPRREDSGDDAPERETASREGVELPRLLYGTAWKKDNTAQLVRQALLAGFTGVDTACQPKHYDEAGVGRGIQEFLREKNLPRSSLFIQTKFTPLDGQDRSKPLPYDPHAPVHEQVKQSLRTSLANLQVDFLDSVLLHSPLGSLERTLEAWRALEAAVDEGTVRLIGISNCYDVEMLRRLHAAARHKPRVLQNRFYAETGYDKDLQNFCLEQGVVYEAFWTLTANPHMLRSAAVLSAARVFHCTPAQVWFRYLLEKGLVVLTGTTSAQHMREDLDVLDVDFSQAAFDEIDAEVEKFT, translated from the exons ATGACACACACACTGAGGCAAGTCGCCGCCCGGCGACAACAGCCTGCCGTTCCTCTCAGCTGGCGCcgcttctcgcctgccttcgagtttctctttttACACACAACaacctcctttcttctcgacgaaCAACGATCGACTCCACCGCTCCGCACCCTCcgtctcgacttctctccttcttcttcctcttcttcttcctcttcttcctcctcctcgtcttcttgctcttcttcctcttcctcccctccttcttctgctgtgcCTCACCGCGCGTCGTCTGtgcgcttttcttcttgtctgggtccgttgtctctctcgtttgcgtgtctgtgtctctctcttcttcctctcgccctcggcgcggaggagacgcgcgcgccgcTGCATCAGTCGGCGCTGGAGGCAGTCGCTTCGGCGCCGTCCTTCAAGTTCCTCGTGTGCCTAAGTCTCTCGGCCTTCCTGGCCGCGGGCGTCGTCGTCTCGCTGGGTCGCGCGATCAATCCTGTGGAAATGTcgcgtctgccgcctctctcacGCGCGGTCTTCCTCCCCGCCTACGCCCGGCCCTCGCCGGGAGCCCTCGAActttcgggtgtacgtacacctccCGGGTCGCCGCCCTCCGCCCTCGGCCGCCGCAGAACCTCCCTGGAGGCGCAGCGGCTACCACGGCGCGAGGACAGTGGCGACGACGCGCCGGAGCGGGAGACAGCGTCTCGCGAAGGCGTCGAGCTTCCGAGACTCCTTTACGGCACTGcgtggaagaaagacaacacGGCGCAACTCGTCAGGCAGGCACTCCTCGCCGGCTTCACTGGCGTCGACACAG cgtGTCAGCCGAAGCACTACGACGAGGCGGGGGTTGGCCGAGGCATCCAGGAATttctgcgagagaagaacttgCCCCGGAGCTCGCTTTTTATTCAAACGAAGTTCACACCTCTCGACGGACAAGACCGCAGCAAGCCGCTCCCCTACGACCCACACGCGCCCGTCCACGAGCAAGTGAAACAGTCGCTTCGG acctCTCTCGCCAATTTGCAAGTGGACTTTTTAGACAGCGTGCTGCTGCATTCGCCGCTGGGGAGTCTGGAGAGAACTCTGGAGGCCTGGCGAGCTCTCGAAGCGGCAGTGGACGAAGGCACCGTCCGCTTGATCGGAATAAGCAACTGCTACGACGTCGAGATGCTCAGACGCCTGCACGCTGCGGCGCGACACAAGCCGAGAGTCCTGCAGAACCGGTTctacgcagagacaggatACGACAAAGAC CTCCAGAACTTCTGCCTCGAGCAAGGCGTAGTGTACGAGGCCTTCTGGACGCTCACGGCCAATCCACACATGCTGCGGTCTGCCGCCGTCCTCAGCGCAGCTCGCGTCTTCCACTGCACTCCGGCGCAG GTTTGGTTCCGATATTTGCTCGAGAAAGGCTTGGTGGTTTTGACTGGCACGACGTCTGCACAGCACATGCGCGAAGACCTCGACGTTCTGGACGTGGACTTCTCTCAAGCTGCCTTCGACGAAATCGACGCAGAAGTCGAGAAGTTCACCTGA